In Nocardia sputorum, a single genomic region encodes these proteins:
- a CDS encoding maleylpyruvate isomerase family mycothiol-dependent enzyme codes for MTETFDRTALIELLSQQWDAIDALIAPLDEERWRTPSSLPGWTVFDVVAHVVGTESWLLGDRPPAHDPTKPKTDVSTLPYVRNETAVLNEIWVDRLRPLSGARLLEFYRGVVDRRRAALAAMGDAEWEKETISPIGQVTYGRFMRVRLFDCWMHELDIADALGTPVDEGGPRGQLAFQEFAGSIPRVVVKKGEAPDGARIAFALTGPLARTLRIQVAGRASYVDAFDGPATVEIGLDSGLFVRLGGGRTTADQHLDEIAIRGDGELGQRIVRHLAFTI; via the coding sequence ATGACCGAGACGTTCGATCGGACCGCGCTGATCGAGCTGCTGTCGCAGCAATGGGACGCGATCGACGCTCTGATCGCGCCTTTGGACGAGGAGCGCTGGCGGACTCCGTCGTCGCTGCCCGGCTGGACCGTATTCGACGTCGTCGCCCACGTCGTCGGCACCGAATCCTGGCTGCTGGGCGACCGGCCGCCCGCGCACGACCCGACCAAGCCGAAGACCGACGTCAGCACGCTGCCCTACGTGCGCAACGAGACCGCGGTGCTCAACGAGATCTGGGTGGACCGGCTGCGTCCCCTGTCCGGCGCGCGGCTGCTGGAGTTCTACCGCGGCGTCGTCGACCGCAGGCGCGCCGCGCTCGCCGCGATGGGCGACGCCGAGTGGGAGAAGGAAACGATCTCGCCGATCGGACAGGTGACCTACGGCAGATTCATGCGGGTGCGGTTGTTCGACTGCTGGATGCACGAACTCGACATCGCCGACGCGCTCGGCACGCCGGTGGACGAGGGCGGCCCGCGCGGCCAGCTGGCGTTCCAGGAGTTCGCGGGCAGCATCCCGCGCGTAGTGGTGAAGAAGGGCGAGGCGCCGGACGGTGCGCGGATCGCCTTCGCGCTGACCGGGCCCCTGGCCAGGACCTTGCGCATCCAGGTGGCCGGCCGGGCGAGCTACGTGGACGCCTTCGACGGACCGGCCACCGTCGAAATCGGCTTGGACTCCGGGCTTTTCGTGCGGCTGGGCGGCGGGCGCACGACCGCTGACCAGCACCTGGACGAGATCGCCATCCGAGGCGACGGCGAACTCGGGCAGCGCATCGTCCGCCACCTGGCCTTCACCATCTGA
- a CDS encoding AraC family transcriptional regulator — MDALASLLEGPRARGAFLMCSLLDPPWSLRIQDEAPLTVLSMIRGGAWIVTDEGAPRRLGAGDVAIFRGPAPYTVADDPATEPQIIIHPGQVTKTPEGEILCETLSLGVRQWGTDPDGATLMVTGTYESAGAASLRLLRALPPVLVLRRGEFDSRVLDILVDEVTRDEPAQSAVLDRLLDLVLIAALRAWFSRNDAPAWYHAYGDPLVGKALRLLQHNPAHGWTVAGLAEAVGVSRAALARRFTDLVGEPPMAFLTEWRLALAADLLQESDATIEAIARQVGYGSAFALSTAFKRHFGVSPRDHRLGVVSTELSSAG; from the coding sequence GTGGATGCGCTCGCCAGTCTGCTCGAAGGCCCTCGCGCTCGCGGCGCGTTCCTGATGTGCTCGCTGCTGGATCCGCCGTGGTCGCTGCGCATCCAGGACGAGGCCCCGCTGACCGTGCTGTCGATGATCCGCGGCGGCGCGTGGATCGTCACCGACGAGGGCGCGCCGCGTCGGCTCGGCGCGGGCGACGTCGCGATCTTCCGTGGACCCGCGCCGTACACGGTGGCCGACGATCCGGCGACCGAACCGCAGATCATCATCCATCCCGGTCAGGTGACGAAGACGCCGGAGGGCGAGATCCTCTGCGAGACATTGAGTCTGGGTGTCCGGCAGTGGGGGACCGATCCGGACGGCGCGACGCTCATGGTCACCGGGACCTACGAGTCCGCGGGCGCGGCCAGCCTGCGCCTGCTGCGCGCGCTTCCGCCGGTGCTGGTGTTGCGGCGCGGCGAGTTCGACAGCCGGGTGCTCGACATCCTGGTCGACGAGGTGACCAGAGACGAGCCCGCGCAGAGCGCGGTGCTGGACCGCCTGCTGGATCTGGTGCTGATCGCCGCGCTGCGCGCCTGGTTCTCGCGCAACGACGCGCCCGCCTGGTACCACGCGTACGGCGACCCGCTGGTCGGCAAGGCTTTGCGCCTGTTGCAGCACAATCCGGCGCACGGGTGGACGGTCGCGGGCCTGGCCGAGGCGGTGGGAGTGTCGCGGGCCGCGCTGGCGCGCCGGTTCACCGATCTGGTGGGCGAGCCGCCGATGGCGTTCCTCACCGAATGGCGGCTGGCGTTGGCCGCCGATCTGCTGCAGGAGTCCGACGCCACCATCGAGGCCATCGCGCGGCAAGTCGGCTACGGCAGCGCGTTCGCGTTGAGCACCGCGTTCAAGCGGCACTTCGGCGTCTCCCCGCGCGACCACCGGCTGGGCGTCGTCTCCACTGAGCTATCGTCGGCCGGGTGA
- a CDS encoding NAD(P) transhydrogenase subunit alpha, with product MYTELLANIAILVLSGFVGFAVISKVPNTLHTPLMSGTNAIHGIVVLGALVTLGKMEDPSIGIQIILFVALVFGTLNVVGGFVVTDRMLGMFKGKKPVAAEAAEKAGK from the coding sequence ATGTATACCGAACTTCTGGCGAATATCGCGATCCTGGTGCTGTCCGGGTTCGTCGGTTTCGCAGTGATCTCCAAGGTCCCGAACACGCTGCACACGCCGCTGATGTCGGGCACCAACGCCATTCACGGCATCGTGGTGCTGGGTGCGCTGGTCACGTTGGGCAAGATGGAAGACCCGTCGATCGGCATCCAGATCATCCTGTTCGTCGCGCTGGTGTTCGGAACCCTGAACGTGGTCGGTGGTTTCGTGGTCACCGACCGCATGCTCGGCATGTTCAAGGGCAAGAAGCCGGTCGCGGCCGAGGCTGCTGAGAAGGCGGGGAAGTAG
- a CDS encoding LppU/SCO3897 family protein — protein MTTPPNQPYPGQPGYPQQPPAGAPQGYPVQPGYPGQPQGYPQPGQPQPGYPPQGGFPPQPGYPGGGFPAPGPPPQQNRSGGGGVGKILAVLGVVVVLGLLVVGARTVFRSDGEKIEIGQCAKLSGTTIKAEFATKECSDPEANYVVAQRLDGSNADCPTKDYASYYQTGGNEYTLCLRLNVKEGDCIDGGFLGASTKVACGSTADFKIGRIVRGTADKSACGAKATENDTIVYPKPEPITLCLVSPK, from the coding sequence ATGACCACGCCACCGAACCAGCCGTATCCAGGACAGCCCGGCTATCCGCAGCAGCCGCCTGCGGGCGCACCGCAGGGCTATCCGGTCCAGCCGGGCTATCCCGGTCAGCCGCAGGGTTACCCCCAGCCCGGCCAGCCGCAGCCCGGTTATCCGCCGCAGGGCGGTTTCCCGCCGCAGCCGGGCTATCCCGGTGGCGGCTTCCCGGCGCCGGGACCGCCACCCCAGCAGAATCGGAGCGGCGGTGGCGGCGTCGGCAAGATCCTGGCCGTGCTCGGTGTCGTCGTGGTGCTCGGCCTGCTGGTCGTCGGCGCCCGCACCGTCTTCCGCTCGGATGGCGAGAAGATCGAGATCGGTCAGTGCGCGAAGTTGTCGGGCACCACGATCAAGGCCGAGTTCGCGACCAAGGAATGCTCCGACCCGGAAGCCAATTACGTGGTGGCGCAACGGCTCGACGGCTCGAACGCGGACTGCCCCACCAAGGATTACGCCAGCTACTACCAGACCGGCGGCAACGAGTACACGTTGTGCCTGCGGTTGAACGTCAAGGAGGGCGACTGCATCGACGGCGGTTTCCTCGGCGCCAGCACCAAGGTGGCCTGCGGCTCGACGGCGGACTTCAAGATCGGCCGGATCGTGCGCGGCACCGCGGACAAGTCCGCATGCGGAGCGAAGGCGACCGAGAACGACACGATCGTCTACCCGAAGCCCGAGCCGATCACCCTGTGCTTGGTGTCGCCCAAGTAG
- a CDS encoding HIT family protein, giving the protein MNDCVFCRIVAGEAPAAKVYEDDALCAFLDVRPIARGHTLVIPKRHAAELEDLDAELGAQVFRIGHRLALAIRRSSLAADGANLILNDGTAAFQTVPHVHLHVIPRSHGDKLRFAKGFLLRRPHDPVATAAAIREGIAALENEGEGPEKEIDG; this is encoded by the coding sequence GTGAACGACTGCGTCTTCTGCCGCATCGTGGCAGGCGAAGCACCGGCGGCGAAGGTGTACGAGGACGACGCGCTCTGCGCGTTCCTCGACGTCCGGCCGATCGCCCGTGGGCACACGCTGGTCATACCGAAACGGCACGCCGCCGAGTTGGAGGATCTGGACGCCGAACTCGGCGCGCAAGTCTTCCGGATCGGGCATCGGCTCGCACTGGCCATCCGGCGCAGCAGTCTCGCCGCCGACGGCGCCAACTTGATCCTCAACGACGGAACCGCCGCGTTCCAGACCGTGCCGCACGTCCACCTGCACGTGATCCCGCGCAGCCACGGCGACAAGCTACGGTTCGCCAAGGGATTTCTGCTGCGGCGCCCGCACGATCCGGTCGCCACCGCCGCGGCCATCCGGGAGGGCATCGCGGCATTGGAGAACGAGGGCGAAGGCCCGGAAAAGGAAATCGACGGATGA
- a CDS encoding FAD-binding oxidoreductase, producing the protein MDLHELIAALPDGTVLTDPDLLAGYRQDWARDPGAGTPLAVVRATGTDDVAATLRWATAHRVPVIPRGAGSGLSGGATAVDGAIVLTTERMRAITVDPVTRTAVVQPGLLNAEVKRAVAEHGLWYPPDPSSFEICSIGGNAATNAGGLCCVKYGVTTDYVLGMQVVLADGAVVRLGGPRLKDSAGLSLTKLFVGSEGTLGVITELTLRLLPAQPPQSTVVASFPTLTAATEAILTITGELRPSMLEFMDSVSINAVEDELRMGLDRQAAALLVARSDAPGEYARREAEVMAAACEKAGATEVFHTEDPAEGEAFAAARRLAIPAVEKLGPLLLEDVGVPLPRLGDLVTGVAEIAERNAVTVSVIAHAGDGNTHPLIVHDPADADHTARAHRAFGEIMDLAIALGGTITGEHGVGRLKKAWLPDQLGPDVMALTRRIKDALDPDGILNPGAIL; encoded by the coding sequence GTGGACCTGCATGAGTTGATCGCCGCTCTCCCCGACGGCACGGTGCTCACCGATCCCGACCTGCTGGCCGGCTACCGGCAGGACTGGGCGCGCGACCCGGGCGCCGGAACCCCGCTGGCCGTGGTGCGGGCCACCGGCACCGACGACGTGGCCGCGACGCTGCGGTGGGCCACCGCGCATCGTGTCCCGGTGATCCCCCGCGGGGCCGGATCCGGGCTGTCCGGGGGCGCCACGGCCGTCGACGGAGCCATCGTGCTCACCACCGAGCGGATGCGCGCGATCACCGTGGACCCGGTGACCCGGACCGCCGTGGTGCAGCCGGGCCTGCTCAACGCCGAGGTCAAGCGCGCGGTCGCGGAGCACGGCCTGTGGTACCCGCCGGACCCGTCGTCGTTCGAGATCTGCTCGATCGGCGGCAACGCCGCCACCAACGCGGGCGGCCTGTGCTGTGTGAAGTACGGCGTCACCACCGATTACGTGCTCGGGATGCAGGTCGTGCTCGCCGACGGCGCGGTGGTCCGGCTCGGCGGTCCGCGCTTGAAGGACTCGGCCGGGCTGTCGCTGACCAAGCTGTTCGTCGGCAGCGAGGGCACGCTGGGGGTGATCACCGAACTGACCTTGCGGCTGCTGCCCGCGCAACCGCCGCAGAGCACGGTCGTCGCGAGCTTCCCGACGCTCACCGCGGCCACGGAGGCGATCCTGACCATCACCGGCGAATTGCGGCCGTCGATGCTCGAGTTCATGGACTCGGTGTCGATCAACGCCGTCGAGGACGAGCTGCGGATGGGATTGGACCGGCAGGCGGCCGCGCTGCTGGTCGCGCGCTCCGACGCACCCGGCGAGTACGCCCGGCGCGAGGCCGAGGTCATGGCGGCGGCCTGCGAGAAGGCAGGGGCCACCGAGGTTTTCCACACCGAGGACCCTGCCGAGGGCGAGGCGTTCGCGGCCGCACGGCGTTTGGCGATTCCGGCCGTGGAGAAACTCGGGCCGCTGCTGCTCGAGGACGTCGGCGTGCCACTGCCCCGGCTCGGCGACCTGGTGACCGGCGTGGCCGAGATCGCCGAGCGCAACGCGGTGACGGTGTCGGTGATCGCGCACGCGGGCGACGGCAACACCCACCCGCTGATCGTGCACGACCCCGCCGACGCGGACCACACCGCGCGAGCGCACCGCGCCTTCGGCGAGATCATGGACCTCGCCATCGCTCTCGGCGGCACCATCACCGGCGAGCACGGCGTCGGCCGTTTGAAGAAGGCATGGCTGCCCGACCAGCTCGGCCCCGACGTGATGGCCCTGACCCGCCGCATCAAGGACGCGCTCGACCCGGACGGCATCCTCAACCCCGGCGCGATCCTGTGA
- a CDS encoding NAD(P)(+) transhydrogenase (Re/Si-specific) subunit beta, giving the protein MDNLVNILYIVAFALFIYGLMGLTGPKTAVRGNWIAAIGMGIAVVATLISIRETTNWILIVAGLVIGVVLGVPPARYTKMTAMPQLVAAFNGVGGGTVALIAWAEFLDTTGFSAFKHGESPTVHIIAGSLFAAIIGSVSFWGSLIAFGKLQEILPGRPVGVGKLQQPLNLLLLVVAVAAAVVIGVRAADGGAAWWWMVLLLLAAGVLGLMVVLPIGGADMPVVISLLNALTGLSAAAAGLALNNTAMIVAGMIVGASGTILTNLMAKAMNRSIPAIVAGGFGGGGTAPGAGGGEQKQAKATSAADAAIQMAYANQVIVVPGYGMAVAQAQHAVKEMASLLEAKGVEVKYAIHPVAGRMPGHMNVLLAEAEVSYDALKEMDDINGEFGRTDVALVIGANDVTNPAAREDSSSPIYGMPVLNVDQAKSVIVLKRSMNSGFAGIDNPLFYADHTSMLFGDAKKSVGAVTEELKAL; this is encoded by the coding sequence ATGGACAACCTCGTCAACATCCTCTACATCGTCGCGTTCGCGCTGTTCATCTACGGCCTGATGGGTTTGACCGGGCCGAAGACCGCAGTGCGCGGTAACTGGATCGCCGCGATCGGCATGGGCATCGCGGTGGTCGCGACGCTGATCTCCATCCGGGAGACCACCAACTGGATCCTGATCGTCGCCGGGCTCGTGATCGGTGTGGTGCTGGGCGTGCCGCCCGCGCGGTACACGAAGATGACCGCGATGCCGCAGCTGGTGGCCGCGTTCAACGGCGTCGGCGGCGGCACGGTCGCGCTGATCGCGTGGGCGGAATTCCTGGACACCACCGGCTTCTCGGCGTTCAAGCACGGGGAATCCCCGACCGTGCACATCATCGCCGGGTCGTTGTTCGCCGCGATCATCGGTTCGGTGTCGTTCTGGGGCTCGCTGATCGCGTTCGGCAAGCTGCAGGAGATCCTGCCCGGCCGCCCGGTCGGCGTCGGGAAGCTCCAGCAACCGTTGAACCTGTTGCTGCTGGTAGTGGCCGTCGCCGCGGCGGTGGTGATCGGTGTGCGCGCCGCCGACGGTGGCGCGGCGTGGTGGTGGATGGTGCTGCTGCTGCTCGCCGCCGGTGTGCTCGGGTTGATGGTCGTGCTGCCGATCGGCGGTGCCGACATGCCGGTGGTCATCTCGCTGCTGAACGCGCTGACGGGTCTGTCGGCCGCGGCCGCGGGTCTGGCGTTGAACAACACCGCGATGATCGTCGCGGGCATGATCGTCGGCGCGTCCGGCACCATCCTGACCAACCTGATGGCCAAGGCGATGAACCGGTCCATCCCGGCCATCGTCGCGGGCGGCTTCGGCGGCGGCGGAACCGCGCCGGGCGCTGGTGGTGGTGAGCAGAAGCAGGCCAAGGCCACCTCGGCCGCGGACGCCGCGATCCAGATGGCGTACGCCAACCAGGTGATCGTGGTGCCCGGTTACGGCATGGCGGTCGCGCAGGCGCAGCACGCGGTCAAGGAGATGGCCTCGCTGCTGGAGGCCAAAGGGGTGGAGGTCAAATACGCCATCCACCCGGTCGCCGGTCGCATGCCCGGTCACATGAACGTCCTTTTGGCCGAGGCCGAGGTCTCCTACGACGCGCTCAAGGAAATGGACGACATCAACGGCGAATTCGGCCGCACCGATGTCGCCCTGGTGATCGGCGCGAACGACGTCACCAACCCCGCCGCCCGGGAGGACTCCTCGAGTCCGATCTACGGCATGCCGGTGCTCAACGTCGACCAGGCCAAGTCGGTGATCGTGCTCAAGCGCTCGATGAACTCCGGCTTCGCCGGCATCGACAACCCGCTGTTCTACGCCGACCACACCTCCATGCTGTTCGGTGACGCCAAGAAATCCGTCGGAGCGGTCACCGAGGAACTCAAGGCGTTGTAG
- a CDS encoding DUF5925 domain-containing protein — translation MIGPGEPSADPAERLPWTVVVDSTYSIRDAIDALALGPFLRGDQPCARTAHLERVRPDAPLRPGRGRVARTVRDNDSGATLVVGPGWSLRSVRWSGGSAMVEVTAVTDTLADELLAEAIRDAAAPPEVGETIEMGFWHMHTHGPQRRARSISAPEWSSIRGNYAGHVAAAMDRLMSLTADDVRGRLVLLHGPPGTGKTTALRALARAWGAWCQFDCVLDPEVMFGKPGYLMDVAAGVDNADEGAPRWRMLVLEDCDELIRGEAKEAAGQGLSRLLNLTDGMLGQGRDVLVAITTNEDLSRLHPAVTRPGRCLARIEIGRLSPGEAAAWLEREQRGAAAAFPDGASLAELVSVRDGEARIDAVAVDAVNPGLYL, via the coding sequence TTGATCGGTCCCGGGGAGCCCTCGGCCGATCCCGCCGAGCGGCTGCCGTGGACCGTCGTCGTCGATTCCACGTACTCCATCCGCGACGCGATCGATGCCCTCGCGCTCGGTCCGTTCCTGCGCGGCGACCAGCCCTGCGCGCGCACCGCGCATCTGGAGCGGGTGCGGCCGGACGCGCCGCTGCGCCCCGGACGCGGCCGCGTGGCGCGCACGGTGCGCGACAACGACAGCGGGGCGACGCTTGTGGTCGGCCCCGGCTGGTCGCTGCGGTCGGTGCGCTGGTCCGGCGGTTCGGCGATGGTCGAGGTGACCGCCGTCACCGACACGCTCGCCGACGAGTTGCTCGCCGAGGCGATCCGGGACGCGGCGGCTCCGCCGGAAGTGGGCGAGACGATCGAGATGGGCTTCTGGCACATGCACACGCACGGCCCGCAGCGCCGCGCGCGCTCGATCTCCGCGCCCGAGTGGTCATCGATACGCGGCAATTACGCGGGGCACGTCGCCGCCGCGATGGACCGGCTGATGTCGCTCACCGCCGACGATGTCCGCGGACGGCTGGTGTTGCTGCACGGGCCGCCCGGCACGGGGAAGACCACCGCGCTGCGCGCGCTGGCACGGGCCTGGGGAGCATGGTGCCAGTTCGATTGCGTGCTCGATCCCGAAGTGATGTTCGGCAAGCCCGGCTATCTGATGGACGTGGCCGCGGGTGTCGACAACGCCGACGAGGGCGCGCCGCGCTGGCGGATGCTGGTACTGGAGGACTGCGACGAGCTGATCCGCGGGGAAGCGAAGGAGGCGGCAGGGCAAGGACTGTCGCGGCTGCTGAACCTGACCGACGGCATGCTCGGCCAGGGCCGGGACGTGCTCGTCGCCATCACCACCAACGAGGACCTCTCGCGCCTGCACCCCGCGGTGACGCGACCGGGCCGGTGCCTGGCGAGGATCGAGATCGGGCGGCTGTCCCCAGGGGAGGCGGCGGCTTGGCTGGAACGAGAGCAGCGGGGCGCGGCCGCCGCGTTTCCGGACGGCGCGAGTTTGGCCGAGCTCGTCTCGGTGCGCGACGGCGAGGCACGGATCGACGCCGTCGCCGTGGACGCGGTGAACCCGGGACTGTACCTGTGA
- a CDS encoding GNAT family N-acetyltransferase, which produces MTTRLEHNVADTRYEIYIDDTLAGYADYAEREDLKVRDFHHTLTFPEFRGRGVAAQVVEFALNDSRTAGFSVIPTCWYVEQFITEHREYADMVS; this is translated from the coding sequence ATGACGACAAGGCTCGAACACAACGTCGCCGACACCCGCTACGAGATCTACATCGATGACACCCTCGCCGGGTACGCCGACTACGCCGAACGCGAAGACCTCAAGGTCCGCGACTTCCACCACACGCTGACCTTCCCCGAGTTCCGGGGCCGCGGGGTAGCCGCCCAAGTCGTCGAATTCGCCCTCAACGACTCCCGCACAGCGGGTTTCTCCGTCATCCCCACCTGCTGGTATGTGGAGCAGTTCATCACCGAACACCGCGAATACGCCGACATGGTCTCCTGA
- a CDS encoding Type 1 glutamine amidotransferase-like domain-containing protein, with protein sequence MRLFLSSYRFGAHYDRLAALAGPPGRVALIPNACDAWPQAWAGAVSSDMSPLRKLGYRPEVLDLREYVGREAELERKLAEFPLVWVRGGNTFVLRAQFARSGADRVLPRLLAADALAYAGYSAGACLLAPDLHGLESVDDPDEVAPACGVEPRWDGLGLVDRRIVPHVDSATDPDGDCTRLAARYRAEGVAHWALTDDDAIVVDGQRVEALIAPAS encoded by the coding sequence GTGCGACTGTTCCTGTCCAGCTATCGCTTCGGCGCGCACTACGACCGGCTCGCCGCGCTGGCGGGCCCGCCCGGCCGGGTCGCGCTGATCCCGAACGCCTGCGACGCCTGGCCGCAGGCGTGGGCGGGCGCGGTGAGCAGTGACATGTCGCCGCTGCGCAAGCTCGGTTACCGGCCCGAGGTGCTCGACCTGCGCGAGTACGTCGGCCGGGAAGCGGAGCTGGAACGGAAGCTGGCCGAATTCCCGCTGGTGTGGGTGCGCGGTGGCAACACGTTCGTCTTGCGGGCCCAGTTCGCCCGCAGCGGCGCGGACCGCGTCCTTCCCCGGCTGCTCGCCGCCGACGCGCTCGCTTACGCCGGCTACAGCGCCGGGGCCTGCCTGCTGGCCCCCGACCTGCACGGGCTGGAATCGGTGGACGACCCCGACGAGGTCGCGCCCGCGTGTGGCGTCGAACCGCGCTGGGACGGATTGGGATTGGTGGACCGCCGGATCGTGCCGCACGTCGATTCGGCCACCGACCCCGACGGCGACTGCACTCGGCTCGCGGCCCGGTATCGCGCCGAAGGCGTCGCGCACTGGGCGCTGACCGACGACGACGCGATCGTCGTCGACGGCCAGCGCGTCGAAGCGCTGATCGCTCCGGCGTCCTGA
- a CDS encoding MFS transporter has translation MVLSPTVDRPVRVARAAVFTVFALNGFLLAMWVVHIPVITDRTGVSKSTLGMFILLMSGAGIAGMRLAGPLADRLGSRALVGTAACIASVAVVGPGLATGPFTLALALACFGFGNGALDVSMNTQAVLVERAYRRPIMAAFHALFSGGGLLGSLLGAAALRAGWDIRVTLVLAAVGCVALTLALVPRLLRESRSGADAPHDLASVHATDLDDAPPDHGATAPESAASRHDVKPSSEAGRPPHLPAGKPPDPRLSARDRGRKVFALAAIAFALLLAEGVAADWSALQMREHLGADAATAALAFGAFSTTMTIGRFGTDRVSHAFGRVAVVRYGSLIAAVGLGVIVVSPWIPLTLLGWTMAGLGLAGGIPQIFTAAGNLGSARAATDMSRVFSIGYLGLLAGPTIIGWLTAVMSLTTAMVVPMIAILLCCRYANVVATPRAD, from the coding sequence ATGGTGTTGAGCCCGACGGTCGATCGCCCGGTCCGCGTCGCGCGCGCCGCGGTGTTCACGGTCTTCGCATTGAACGGCTTCCTGCTCGCCATGTGGGTGGTGCACATCCCGGTCATCACCGACCGCACGGGCGTCTCGAAATCCACCTTGGGCATGTTCATCCTGCTGATGTCCGGTGCGGGCATCGCCGGGATGCGGCTGGCCGGTCCGCTCGCCGATCGGCTCGGCAGCAGGGCGCTGGTCGGCACGGCCGCGTGCATCGCGTCCGTGGCGGTGGTCGGTCCCGGCCTCGCCACCGGACCGTTCACCTTGGCGCTCGCCCTGGCCTGCTTCGGTTTCGGCAACGGCGCGCTGGACGTGTCGATGAACACCCAAGCGGTGCTGGTGGAACGGGCCTACCGGCGGCCGATCATGGCCGCCTTCCATGCCCTGTTCTCCGGCGGCGGCCTGCTCGGTTCACTGCTCGGGGCCGCCGCGCTCCGGGCGGGCTGGGACATTCGGGTGACCCTGGTTCTCGCGGCGGTGGGCTGTGTCGCGCTGACCCTCGCACTGGTGCCGCGCTTGTTGCGGGAAAGCAGATCCGGCGCGGACGCGCCCCACGACCTCGCGTCCGTGCACGCCACCGACCTCGACGACGCGCCGCCGGACCACGGTGCGACCGCGCCTGAGAGCGCGGCGTCCCGGCACGACGTCAAGCCGAGCTCGGAAGCCGGGCGGCCTCCGCACCTGCCCGCCGGTAAGCCGCCGGATCCGCGCCTCAGCGCCCGCGATCGCGGCCGGAAGGTGTTCGCGCTGGCCGCTATCGCGTTCGCGCTGCTCCTGGCCGAAGGGGTGGCCGCCGACTGGAGCGCCTTGCAGATGCGCGAGCATCTGGGCGCCGACGCGGCGACGGCGGCGCTGGCGTTCGGCGCCTTCTCCACCACGATGACGATCGGGCGTTTCGGCACCGACCGGGTCAGCCACGCCTTCGGCCGGGTCGCGGTGGTGCGCTACGGTTCGCTCATCGCGGCCGTCGGCCTGGGCGTGATCGTCGTCTCGCCGTGGATTCCGCTGACGCTGCTCGGCTGGACGATGGCCGGGCTCGGCCTCGCCGGCGGCATCCCGCAGATCTTCACCGCCGCCGGGAATCTCGGCTCCGCCCGGGCCGCGACCGACATGTCGCGGGTGTTCAGCATCGGCTATCTCGGTCTGCTCGCCGGTCCCACGATCATCGGCTGGCTCACCGCCGTGATGTCGCTGACCACGGCGATGGTCGTGCCGATGATCGCGATACTGCTCTGCTGCCGGTACGCGAACGTCGTCGCCACGCCGCGGGCGGACTGA
- a CDS encoding GtrA family protein: MHELSETADTIADRFTRWCAAVVARLPFGLDRLVPPTFLGFALINSGTFAVDLALLTLLHGWFALPVWLSVTVAYVCAFGLSFVLNRTFNFHSHAPVGRQAAVYVVVVVLNYLAFILGVGSGLAALGLQYHLSRMLAGACEAVYMYSAMRWVVFRRSVEPEAAPDVDVSSQPKSV; this comes from the coding sequence GTGCACGAGCTGTCCGAGACCGCCGACACCATCGCCGATCGGTTCACCCGCTGGTGCGCGGCGGTCGTCGCCCGGCTGCCGTTCGGCCTGGACCGTCTCGTCCCGCCGACCTTCCTCGGCTTCGCGCTGATCAACAGCGGCACCTTCGCTGTCGACTTGGCGCTGCTCACCCTCTTGCACGGGTGGTTCGCGCTGCCGGTGTGGTTGTCGGTGACCGTGGCCTACGTGTGCGCGTTCGGCCTGAGCTTCGTGCTCAATCGCACGTTCAACTTCCATTCGCACGCGCCGGTGGGCAGGCAGGCCGCGGTGTACGTCGTGGTGGTCGTGCTCAACTACCTCGCGTTCATCCTCGGCGTCGGCAGCGGACTCGCCGCGCTGGGGCTGCAATACCACCTGTCCCGGATGCTGGCGGGCGCGTGCGAAGCGGTCTACATGTACAGCGCGATGCGCTGGGTGGTCTTCCGCCGATCAGTCGAGCCGGAGGCGGCGCCCGACGTCGACGTGAGTTCCCAGCCGAAGTCGGTCTGA
- a CDS encoding nitroreductase family deazaflavin-dependent oxidoreductase, which translates to MTSIGARLLRTRWFVRAPITLFRARLGFLFGGRLLLLEHTGRRSGRARFVALETVARPSRDRVVIASGFGTQAQWFRNLAADPHCHVSIAAHVRVPALARVLSPDESALVLDGYRRIHPGAYRKLGRIVEEATGTGIDAVPMVELTLDL; encoded by the coding sequence ATGACGAGCATCGGCGCGCGGTTGCTGCGAACGAGATGGTTCGTGCGCGCGCCGATCACGTTGTTCCGCGCCCGCCTCGGTTTCCTGTTCGGTGGACGGCTGCTGCTGCTGGAACACACCGGCCGCCGCTCGGGGCGCGCACGTTTTGTGGCGCTGGAGACCGTGGCCCGGCCGAGCCGCGACCGCGTGGTGATCGCGTCCGGCTTCGGGACCCAGGCGCAGTGGTTCCGCAATCTCGCCGCCGATCCGCACTGTCACGTAAGTATCGCCGCGCACGTGCGGGTCCCGGCGCTGGCCCGGGTGTTGAGCCCCGACGAGTCCGCCCTCGTCCTCGACGGCTACCGGCGCATCCATCCGGGGGCGTACCGCAAGCTCGGCCGGATAGTCGAGGAAGCCACCGGCACGGGTATCGATGCCGTGCCGATGGTCGAACTGACGTTGGATCTCTGA